Proteins encoded in a region of the Flavobacteriaceae bacterium HL-DH10 genome:
- a CDS encoding cold-shock protein, producing MSKGTVKFFNDSKGFGFITEDDNNKEHFVHISGLIDEIREGDAVEFDLQEGRKGLNAVNVKVI from the coding sequence ATGAGTAAAGGTACCGTAAAATTCTTCAATGATTCAAAAGGATTTGGATTTATCACAGAAGATGACAACAACAAAGAACATTTCGTACACATTTCAGGACTTATCGATGAAATTCGTGAAGGTGATGCAGTTGAATTCGATCTACAAGAAGGTAGAAAAGGATTAAACGCCGTAAACGTAAAAGTAATCTAA
- a CDS encoding riboflavin synthase subunit beta produces MGILKLRKNKKFSYTPRYYDDKGQGNPYEIKHKFDEYRTTVGSNNGLKTKINNALNELKNNRDKEANRRILIIIAVLVLVFLFIIDFDLSIFFSK; encoded by the coding sequence ATGGGAATCTTAAAATTGCGTAAAAATAAAAAGTTTAGTTATACACCTCGTTATTACGATGATAAAGGGCAAGGTAACCCTTATGAAATCAAACATAAGTTTGATGAATATAGAACAACAGTTGGTAGTAATAATGGGTTAAAAACTAAGATTAATAATGCTTTAAACGAATTAAAAAATAACCGAGATAAAGAAGCAAACCGACGCATACTTATTATTATTGCTGTGCTTGTTTTGGTGTTTCTTTTTATTATCGATTTCGATTTATCTATTTTCTTTTCTAAATAA
- a CDS encoding DUF6122 family protein, protein MLQTIAHYGCHILIPLLVAIVCYKQTWKTAFLIMIAGILIDLDHLVANPIFDPNRCSIGFHPLHSYFAILFYVFLLVPKKSRLVALGLVIHIFSDFVDCSFM, encoded by the coding sequence ATGCTACAAACCATTGCGCATTACGGGTGTCATATTCTCATTCCATTACTTGTGGCTATAGTTTGTTATAAACAAACTTGGAAAACCGCCTTTTTAATTATGATTGCAGGTATATTAATAGATTTAGATCATCTAGTGGCAAATCCTATTTTCGACCCGAATAGATGTAGTATTGGTTTTCACCCACTTCACTCCTATTTTGCTATATTGTTTTATGTATTCCTTTTAGTTCCTAAAAAATCTAGATTAGTAGCGCTAGGCTTAGTTATACATATCTTTTCTGATTTTGTAGATTGCTCTTTTATGTAA
- a CDS encoding endonuclease/exonuclease/phosphatase family protein — MKKLRFIDKIIYLINVVFAVLLLFFYALPFLPPKTFSILSVFNLGVSFIVLINVLFFIYWLVKLKKQFMVSLVILLLGYLSFGSLYEFSSSNKVENSQDIKVMNYNVRLFNLYDWIPEQGVETKILDFIKTEAPDVLGVQEYHPHKNIDFSFFKFKFEKLSGKKTKYGQAIFSQFPIVNSGSIEFPNTGNNAIFADVVKGSDTIRFYNIHLESLHINTKVESLKKEDSERLFKRIGTTFKMQQFQTELFLMHKKQCKYKMVICGDFNNTAFSYVYRKIKGDLNDTFKEAGNGFGRTYEFKFFPVRIDFIFADDAFAVKHFESYEAHYSDHYPIMATLSLDK, encoded by the coding sequence ATGAAAAAGTTGCGTTTTATTGATAAAATAATCTATTTAATCAATGTTGTTTTTGCAGTTTTGTTATTGTTTTTTTATGCTTTACCTTTTTTGCCTCCTAAAACATTTTCTATATTATCAGTTTTTAATTTAGGGGTTTCTTTTATTGTTTTAATTAATGTTTTGTTTTTTATCTATTGGTTAGTAAAACTCAAAAAACAATTCATGGTGTCTCTTGTAATTCTATTACTTGGTTATTTGTCTTTTGGATCCTTATATGAATTTTCATCCTCTAATAAAGTTGAAAATTCTCAGGATATTAAGGTCATGAATTATAATGTGAGGCTTTTTAATTTGTATGATTGGATTCCCGAACAAGGAGTTGAGACTAAAATTTTAGACTTTATAAAAACTGAAGCTCCAGATGTTTTAGGTGTTCAAGAATACCATCCACATAAAAATATAGATTTTTCATTTTTCAAGTTTAAGTTTGAAAAACTATCAGGTAAGAAAACAAAATACGGACAAGCTATTTTTTCTCAATTTCCCATAGTTAATTCGGGTTCTATAGAGTTTCCAAATACTGGTAATAACGCTATTTTTGCTGATGTTGTAAAAGGTAGCGATACGATACGATTTTATAATATTCATTTAGAATCGTTGCATATTAATACGAAGGTTGAGAGTCTAAAAAAAGAAGATTCTGAGCGTCTTTTTAAGCGCATAGGAACAACTTTTAAAATGCAACAATTTCAAACAGAATTGTTTTTAATGCATAAAAAGCAATGTAAATATAAAATGGTTATTTGTGGCGATTTTAATAATACAGCATTCTCGTATGTATATAGAAAAATTAAAGGTGATTTAAATGATACGTTTAAAGAAGCTGGTAATGGTTTTGGACGTACTTATGAGTTTAAGTTTTTTCCGGTAAGAATTGATTTTATTTTTGCTGATGATGCTTTTGCTGTTAAACATTTTGAGAGTTATGAAGCGCATTATTCAGATCATTATCCTATTATGGCAACTTTAAGTCTGGATAAATAA
- the ribH gene encoding 6,7-dimethyl-8-ribityllumazine synthase, whose protein sequence is MATINKNLSDYDKTTIPDASKFRFGIVVSEWNETITEGLFQGAYDALIENGVLPNNIIRWDVPGSFELIYGSKKMQEQMVNAVIAIGSVIQGETKHFDFVCEGVSQGIKDLNVLHETPVIFCVLTDNNMQQAIERSGGKHGNKGTEAAIAAIKMAELRNNS, encoded by the coding sequence ATGGCTACGATAAATAAAAATTTATCAGATTACGATAAAACAACAATCCCAGACGCGAGTAAATTTCGGTTTGGGATTGTTGTTTCAGAATGGAATGAGACTATTACAGAAGGCTTATTTCAAGGTGCATATGATGCTTTAATAGAAAATGGTGTGTTGCCAAATAATATTATACGTTGGGATGTGCCTGGTAGTTTTGAGCTTATCTACGGTAGTAAGAAAATGCAGGAGCAAATGGTTAATGCGGTTATAGCTATTGGTAGTGTTATTCAAGGTGAAACCAAACATTTCGATTTTGTTTGCGAAGGTGTATCACAAGGTATAAAAGATCTTAATGTTTTGCATGAAACTCCCGTAATTTTCTGTGTACTTACAGATAATAATATGCAACAAGCCATTGAGCGTTCTGGAGGAAAGCACGGTAATAAAGGTACCGAAGCTGCTATAGCGGCTATAAAGATGGCTGAGTTGAGAAATAATAGCTAG
- a CDS encoding tetratricopeptide repeat protein, protein MATYNKRGYKPKNKEEKEHNIEEGSTTAEVFNTLDETASKTEDFVAKNQKYIFIIIGVVAVVVLGSLAYKEFIAKPKQVNAMNDMFQAQKYFDQAVTGVAKDSLYNLALNGGEGKFGMLDIIEEYSGTPSANLANYYAGTAYLRLKDYKNAVEYLSDFKSDDEILAPLAKGNIGDAFVQLNQKEDALGYYEEAAKMRNNGYTTPMYLYKAGVIALDLGNADKALTYFERIKEEFPNANEAASVDVFIGKAQVLANK, encoded by the coding sequence ATGGCGACTTATAATAAAAGAGGTTATAAACCTAAAAATAAAGAAGAAAAAGAACATAATATAGAAGAAGGTTCTACAACTGCAGAAGTTTTTAACACGTTAGATGAAACAGCATCTAAAACGGAAGATTTTGTAGCTAAGAATCAGAAATATATTTTTATTATAATTGGGGTTGTAGCTGTTGTAGTTTTGGGGTCTTTAGCATATAAAGAATTTATAGCAAAACCAAAACAGGTAAATGCTATGAATGATATGTTTCAAGCTCAAAAATATTTTGATCAAGCTGTAACAGGTGTGGCAAAAGATTCTTTATACAATTTAGCATTAAATGGTGGTGAGGGTAAATTTGGTATGCTTGACATTATTGAAGAATATAGCGGAACACCATCAGCTAATTTAGCTAACTATTATGCGGGTACTGCTTATTTAAGATTAAAAGATTATAAGAATGCTGTTGAGTATTTGAGTGATTTTAAAAGTGATGATGAAATTTTAGCACCTTTAGCTAAAGGAAATATTGGAGATGCTTTTGTGCAATTAAACCAAAAAGAAGATGCTTTAGGGTATTATGAAGAAGCTGCTAAAATGCGTAACAATGGGTATACAACACCAATGTATTTGTATAAAGCAGGTGTTATTGCTTTAGATTTAGGAAATGCAGATAAAGCTTTAACTTATTTCGAAAGAATAAAAGAAGAATTTCCTAATGCTAATGAAGCAGCATCTGTAGATGTGTTTATTGGAAAAGCCCAAGTTTTAGCAAATAAATAA
- a CDS encoding rhomboid family intramembrane serine protease, with protein sequence MMRISETVKHLIIINVIMFIGTLMIGNGELFYEWFAMYFPKNDAFKPWQIITHMFMHGGVTHILFNMFALWMFGTPVEQVLGSKRFLFIYISAGLGAVAMQLGYYYFDYYPLINNISDLGFSSDVVKQIVNFDIVDYNINGGGFFSKEIFQEKLFPLLASNNLDTSLINQNSFNNLYEMNVIVNNSAMVGASGCIMGVMAAFGMMNPNAELMMIFLPIPIKAKYFIPGIIILDLVSGLTGQSFFSPSNTAYMAHVGGALTGFLIMWYWKKTQFNRNRWY encoded by the coding sequence ATGATGAGGATTTCAGAAACCGTTAAACATTTAATAATCATTAACGTGATTATGTTTATTGGTACATTAATGATTGGAAATGGTGAATTGTTTTATGAATGGTTTGCTATGTATTTTCCAAAAAATGATGCCTTTAAACCTTGGCAAATAATAACTCATATGTTTATGCACGGTGGTGTTACACATATTTTATTTAATATGTTTGCCCTTTGGATGTTTGGTACACCTGTTGAACAAGTTTTAGGATCTAAACGTTTTTTGTTTATTTATATTTCGGCAGGATTGGGAGCGGTTGCCATGCAGTTAGGCTATTACTACTTTGATTATTATCCATTAATAAATAATATTTCAGATTTGGGTTTTTCAAGTGATGTTGTTAAGCAAATAGTTAATTTTGATATAGTTGATTACAATATTAATGGAGGTGGATTTTTTAGTAAAGAAATATTTCAAGAAAAACTTTTTCCTTTATTAGCTAGCAATAATCTGGATACTAGTTTGATTAATCAGAATTCATTTAATAATTTATATGAAATGAATGTCATTGTAAACAATAGTGCAATGGTGGGAGCATCAGGCTGTATTATGGGTGTTATGGCTGCTTTTGGTATGATGAATCCTAATGCAGAATTAATGATGATCTTTTTGCCAATTCCTATAAAAGCTAAGTACTTTATTCCTGGTATTATTATTTTAGATTTAGTTTCAGGTTTAACAGGGCAATCATTCTTTAGTCCTAGTAATACGGCATATATGGCCCATGTTGGTGGTGCATTAACAGGATTCTTGATTATGTGGTATTGGAAAAAAACACAGTTTAATAGAAATCGTTGGTACTAA
- a CDS encoding rhomboid family intramembrane serine protease produces MTSLSQDIKEKLSNLNVLEKIIAVNVVVFVVGLLFKRYLGWLELPSDLADFILKPWAIFSYAFLHYNFIHILFNMLWLYFIGRMFLNMFSPKMALNVYFLGAISGGLLFMLCYTLFPSVFGVNTHLVGASAAIRALLIFLCAYMPNQEVRFFTFNIKLWHIGLAIVVIDAIGVVAGLNDPLGNSGGNLAHLGGALLGYLYAKQLIKGTDIGKGFERFISSISSLFKASKKSPLKTVHKNKSKVGGYTKADFNEFNDQKKIDVILDKISKSGYDGLTAEEKEYLFRAGKK; encoded by the coding sequence ATGACGTCACTCTCTCAAGACATAAAAGAAAAACTATCTAATCTTAATGTATTAGAAAAAATTATTGCTGTTAATGTGGTGGTTTTTGTAGTTGGTTTACTTTTTAAAAGATATTTAGGTTGGTTAGAATTACCTAGTGATTTAGCCGATTTTATTTTAAAACCTTGGGCTATTTTTAGCTATGCGTTTTTACATTATAATTTCATACATATTTTATTTAATATGCTATGGTTATATTTTATAGGACGTATGTTTTTAAACATGTTTAGTCCAAAGATGGCTTTAAATGTTTATTTTTTAGGAGCTATCTCGGGAGGTTTATTATTTATGCTTTGTTATACATTGTTCCCTAGCGTATTTGGGGTTAATACACATTTAGTTGGAGCTTCGGCAGCGATTAGGGCTTTATTAATATTCCTTTGTGCGTATATGCCTAATCAAGAGGTTCGGTTTTTTACGTTTAATATAAAGCTTTGGCATATAGGTTTAGCTATTGTGGTTATTGATGCTATTGGGGTTGTCGCTGGACTTAATGATCCTTTAGGTAATTCTGGAGGTAATTTAGCGCATTTAGGTGGGGCTTTACTTGGTTATTTATATGCTAAACAATTAATCAAAGGAACTGATATAGGTAAAGGTTTTGAACGTTTTATAAGTAGTATTTCAAGTCTATTTAAAGCTTCAAAAAAGTCGCCTTTAAAAACGGTACACAAAAACAAAAGTAAAGTTGGTGGTTATACTAAAGCTGATTTTAATGAGTTTAATGATCAGAAAAAAATTGATGTTATCTTAGATAAGATTAGTAAAAGTGGTTATGATGGTTTAACAGCTGAAGAGAAGGAATATTTATTTAGAGCTGGGAAGAAATAG
- a CDS encoding cold shock domain-containing protein — MSKGTVKFFNDSKGFGFITEEDNNKEHFVHISGLIDEIREGDAVDFDLEEGKKGLNAVNVKVI; from the coding sequence ATGAGTAAAGGAACAGTAAAATTCTTTAACGATTCTAAAGGATTTGGATTCATCACAGAAGAAGACAACAACAAAGAACATTTTGTACACATTTCAGGACTTATCGATGAAATTCGTGAAGGTGATGCCGTAGATTTCGATTTAGAAGAAGGCAAAAAAGGATTAAACGCCGTAAACGTAAAAGTAATCTAA
- a CDS encoding WbqC family protein — protein sequence MKIIIHPTYFPNIAHFVAMAKAKEVILEFDDNFLKQTYRNRTYIYGANGKLALNIPVIHSQKNRQKYRDVKIFKEEKWQSQHWKSLLSAYRTSPFFEYYEDELQPLFELKADYIFDFNLKCFEVICDCLQLELNTSKTKIYQNTIDGLSDFRYLVNAKKEQPYAFDTYTQVFNEKHNFIPNLSILDLLFNEGPNALNYLESQTIIVQ from the coding sequence ATGAAAATCATTATTCATCCAACATACTTTCCAAACATTGCACATTTTGTTGCTATGGCAAAAGCCAAGGAAGTAATACTCGAGTTTGATGATAATTTTTTAAAGCAAACCTATAGAAATCGCACTTATATATATGGTGCTAATGGAAAACTAGCTTTAAATATTCCTGTAATTCATTCACAAAAAAATCGTCAAAAATATCGAGATGTAAAAATTTTTAAAGAAGAAAAATGGCAAAGTCAGCATTGGAAATCACTACTTTCAGCATACAGAACATCACCTTTTTTTGAATATTATGAAGATGAACTTCAACCTTTATTTGAATTAAAAGCAGATTATATTTTCGATTTTAATTTAAAATGTTTTGAAGTTATTTGTGATTGTTTACAATTAGAATTAAACACATCAAAAACAAAAATCTATCAAAACACTATAGATGGCTTATCAGATTTTAGATATTTAGTAAATGCAAAAAAAGAACAGCCTTATGCTTTTGATACTTACACACAAGTTTTTAATGAGAAGCATAACTTTATTCCTAATTTAAGTATTTTAGATTTACTATTTAATGAAGGTCCTAATGCATTAAACTATCTAGAATCTCAAACTATAATAGTTCAATAA
- the lepB gene encoding signal peptidase I, with amino-acid sequence MTLMQWFIFILIIQVIHGLGTWKLYIKAGRQAWEAFIPVYNGIVLMKIMNRPRWWVILLFLPIVNLIMFIVVWVETARSFGKNQLIDTFLAIITLGFYNYYLNYFTNVEHVKDRNINPKSGSGEWTSSILFAIVAATIVHTYFIQPFTIPSSSLEKSLLVGDFLFVSKFHYGARVPMTTVGAPMVHDTIPVLKNKSYLFDDHKGSHSWINKLQLPYLRFPGFEKIKRNEIVVFNQPADTLLNMNDFHPDRNYYKPIDKKTNLVKRCVAIAGDSLEVRDGFVYINGKKNELPDRAHLQFSYYVQPKTNQFNPTYLKDRYDITDGFGIINNQNTYYFSAISDEALAKFKNHPNVANITPIIKEKGVRDSNIFPHDPNYNWNIDFFGPLYIPEAGKTIDINLEVLPLYKRAITEYEGNSLQVKGNQIFINGELATTYTFKQNYYWMMGDNRHNSIDARSWGFVPFDHVVGKPVFIWMSWDGKNPRWERFFTTVSGSGKATSYLIPFIVLLFGFIGFNKWRARKKNS; translated from the coding sequence ATGACATTAATGCAATGGTTTATTTTCATCCTAATTATACAAGTCATTCATGGCTTAGGTACTTGGAAACTATATATTAAAGCAGGCAGACAAGCATGGGAAGCTTTTATTCCTGTTTACAATGGCATTGTATTAATGAAAATCATGAATCGTCCTAGGTGGTGGGTTATTCTTCTGTTTTTACCTATTGTAAACCTTATTATGTTTATAGTCGTTTGGGTGGAAACAGCAAGAAGTTTTGGAAAAAACCAACTTATAGACACTTTTTTAGCTATTATTACACTCGGTTTTTACAACTACTATTTAAATTATTTTACCAATGTAGAACATGTTAAAGATAGAAATATTAATCCGAAATCAGGTTCTGGAGAATGGACAAGTTCTATTCTATTCGCTATTGTAGCAGCAACTATAGTTCACACCTATTTTATACAACCGTTTACCATTCCGTCTTCATCATTAGAGAAATCGTTATTAGTTGGCGATTTTCTTTTTGTAAGCAAATTTCATTATGGTGCCAGAGTACCAATGACAACTGTTGGAGCGCCAATGGTACATGATACCATACCTGTTTTAAAAAATAAATCGTATTTATTCGATGATCATAAGGGAAGTCATTCATGGATAAATAAACTGCAACTTCCATATTTAAGATTTCCAGGATTTGAAAAAATTAAAAGAAACGAGATTGTAGTATTTAATCAGCCAGCAGATACCCTGTTGAATATGAATGATTTTCACCCTGATAGAAATTATTATAAACCTATTGATAAGAAAACTAATTTAGTAAAACGTTGTGTTGCTATTGCTGGAGATTCTTTAGAAGTTCGTGATGGTTTTGTTTACATCAATGGCAAGAAAAATGAGTTACCAGATAGAGCTCATTTACAATTTAGCTACTATGTACAACCAAAAACAAATCAATTTAATCCAACATATTTAAAAGACCGTTACGATATTACTGATGGTTTTGGTATAATAAATAATCAAAATACCTATTATTTTTCTGCTATATCAGATGAAGCATTGGCTAAATTTAAAAATCATCCTAATGTTGCCAATATTACTCCTATTATAAAAGAAAAGGGTGTTAGAGACTCTAATATTTTTCCTCACGATCCAAATTACAATTGGAATATCGACTTTTTTGGACCTTTATACATACCCGAAGCTGGAAAAACAATTGATATAAACCTAGAGGTCTTACCGCTTTATAAACGCGCTATTACAGAATACGAAGGCAACTCGCTACAAGTAAAAGGCAATCAAATTTTTATTAATGGTGAATTAGCAACCACGTATACCTTTAAACAAAATTACTATTGGATGATGGGAGACAACCGCCATAACTCTATTGATGCACGATCATGGGGGTTTGTACCTTTTGACCATGTAGTTGGGAAACCTGTATTTATTTGGATGAGCTGGGATGGTAAAAATCCTAGATGGGAACGCTTCTTTACAACAGTAAGTGGCTCAGGAAAAGCAACATCATATTTAATTCCGTTTATAGTTTTATTATTTGGTTTCATAGGTTTTAATAAATGGCGAGCACGTAAAAAGAATAGCTAA
- a CDS encoding mutarotase has product MNLKEHYNNLYTESIKKIIHDNYQIDDLIDASLDQRFGITLLIRPSIEIKNEIQKFLNQLKLIDPNQYYYKNSDIHITVMSIISCYEGFKLENINPSEYIKIIKESIITNSNIKIKFKGITASPSCIMIQGFMTNESLNIIRNNLRENFKNTTLEQSIDKRYSIQTAHSTVVRFKKKLNKKSNFLKTIESFKDYNFGSFSPKNIELVYNDWYQKEKHVKKLFKFNI; this is encoded by the coding sequence ATGAATCTTAAAGAACATTACAATAATCTTTACACCGAATCTATCAAAAAAATAATCCATGATAATTATCAAATTGATGATTTAATAGACGCTTCATTAGATCAAAGATTCGGAATCACACTTTTAATAAGACCTTCTATTGAAATTAAAAATGAAATACAAAAATTTCTGAATCAATTAAAATTAATAGACCCAAATCAATATTATTATAAAAATTCAGATATCCACATAACAGTTATGTCAATAATATCTTGTTATGAAGGATTCAAATTAGAAAACATCAATCCATCTGAATACATAAAGATTATTAAAGAAAGTATTATTACAAATTCTAATATTAAAATTAAATTTAAAGGTATTACTGCATCGCCTTCCTGTATTATGATACAAGGATTTATGACCAACGAATCCTTAAACATTATAAGAAATAATTTAAGAGAAAATTTTAAAAACACTACCTTAGAGCAAAGTATTGACAAGCGTTATTCTATACAAACAGCTCATAGCACGGTAGTTCGTTTCAAAAAAAAGCTAAATAAAAAATCTAACTTTCTAAAAACGATTGAAAGTTTTAAAGATTATAATTTTGGCTCATTTTCACCCAAAAACATAGAATTAGTTTATAATGATTGGTATCAGAAAGAAAAACACGTAAAGAAATTATTTAAATTTAACATTTAA
- the mutL gene encoding DNA mismatch repair endonuclease MutL, producing MADIIQLLPDHVANQIAAGEVVQRPASVVKELLENAIDAGATSIKLIVKDAGKTLVQVIDDGKGMSNTDARLSFERHATSKIRTADDLFQLHTKGFRGEALASIAAIAHVELKTKQESDDVGNVIVIEGSSVTSQEVIVTPKGSSISVKNLFFNIPARRNFLKSNTVELRHVIDEFHRVALAHPNISFALYNNGSESFNLPISNFRQRIVNVFGNKTNEKLVPVEEDTEVLKISGFVGKPEFAKKSRGEQYFFVNNRFIKSAYLNHAISSAFDGLLKNGTHPSYFLNLTVDPQTIDINIHPTKTEIKFDDEHTLYALLRSAVKHSLGQFNIAPVLDFERDPSLDTPYSYNNKDKADTPKIEIDRSFNPFKEETDSRARAVAYKKEPASSWESLYVGLESKGTKTNQDFSEVRFESEAETVSVFKNDKDVEHIHTTYQLHNKYIVSTIKSGMMMIDQHRAHQRVLYEDFLKNLTVKEAMSQQLLFPLQLHFSNQEIVVIQQLKDDLEHTGFMFSNIREELVEITGVPVGVPESEVSIILEQLISDVENEVPDSNFSATDLLAKSMAKSLAIKTGQSLQKDEQEHLVNKLFACKEPNVSPTNRVTFITMSVDELDKKFI from the coding sequence ATGGCAGATATAATTCAGCTTTTACCCGATCATGTAGCAAATCAAATAGCCGCTGGAGAAGTTGTGCAACGCCCAGCTTCAGTAGTAAAAGAACTTCTTGAAAATGCTATTGATGCAGGAGCTACTTCAATAAAACTTATTGTAAAAGACGCGGGAAAAACACTTGTGCAAGTTATTGATGATGGTAAAGGCATGAGTAATACGGATGCACGATTGAGTTTTGAACGCCATGCAACTTCTAAGATTCGTACTGCCGATGATTTATTTCAATTACATACAAAAGGTTTTCGAGGTGAAGCTTTAGCTAGTATAGCTGCTATTGCACATGTAGAATTAAAAACAAAACAAGAAAGTGATGATGTTGGGAATGTTATTGTTATTGAAGGCAGTAGTGTAACGTCGCAGGAAGTCATTGTAACGCCAAAAGGCTCTTCTATTTCTGTTAAAAACTTATTTTTTAATATTCCAGCACGACGTAATTTTTTAAAGTCGAATACCGTAGAATTACGCCATGTTATTGATGAGTTTCATCGTGTGGCATTGGCGCATCCAAATATTAGTTTTGCACTTTATAACAACGGAAGTGAATCATTTAATTTACCAATTAGTAATTTTAGACAGCGTATTGTAAACGTTTTTGGAAATAAAACGAATGAAAAATTAGTGCCTGTTGAAGAGGATACCGAGGTGCTTAAAATTTCGGGGTTTGTTGGTAAACCAGAATTTGCTAAAAAATCTAGAGGCGAGCAGTATTTTTTTGTGAACAATCGTTTTATTAAAAGTGCGTATTTAAATCACGCTATTTCTTCGGCTTTCGATGGTTTGTTAAAAAATGGCACACATCCAAGTTATTTTTTAAATCTAACGGTAGATCCACAAACTATTGATATTAATATTCATCCAACAAAAACAGAAATTAAGTTTGATGATGAGCATACGCTTTATGCGTTATTGCGTTCGGCAGTAAAACATAGTTTAGGGCAGTTTAATATTGCACCTGTGTTAGATTTTGAACGCGATCCTAGTTTAGATACACCATATAGTTATAATAATAAAGATAAAGCAGATACGCCTAAAATAGAAATAGATAGAAGTTTTAATCCGTTTAAAGAAGAAACAGACTCAAGAGCCAGAGCCGTAGCTTATAAAAAAGAACCCGCTTCAAGTTGGGAAAGTTTATATGTGGGATTGGAATCTAAAGGCACTAAAACCAATCAAGATTTTAGCGAAGTGCGTTTTGAAAGTGAAGCAGAAACGGTATCTGTATTTAAAAATGATAAAGATGTAGAACATATTCACACCACGTACCAGCTTCATAATAAATATATTGTAAGTACCATTAAATCTGGGATGATGATGATCGATCAGCATCGAGCGCATCAACGTGTTTTATATGAAGATTTTCTTAAAAACTTAACGGTTAAAGAAGCGATGAGTCAACAATTGTTATTTCCTCTTCAACTTCATTTTTCAAATCAAGAAATAGTTGTTATTCAGCAATTAAAAGATGATTTAGAACATACTGGGTTTATGTTTTCTAACATTAGAGAAGAGTTGGTAGAAATTACAGGCGTACCAGTTGGTGTTCCAGAAAGTGAGGTTTCTATAATTTTAGAACAATTAATAAGTGATGTTGAAAATGAAGTGCCAGATAGTAACTTTAGTGCGACCGATTTATTAGCAAAATCGATGGCTAAAAGTTTAGCTATTAAAACAGGGCAGTCATTACAAAAAGACGAACAAGAGCATTTAGTGAATAAGCTATTTGCTTGTAAAGAACCTAATGTATCACCTACTAATAGAGTAACCTTTATTACAATGAGTGTTGATGAATTAGATAAAAAATTTATATAG
- a CDS encoding DUF721 domain-containing protein, producing MAKRNNEHISISDALKEFVETNKLEKGLDKVNVADAWANLMGNGVNNYTTSVNLERDTLYIQLSSSVLREELGYGKQKIINMLNEELGKEIIKKLIIR from the coding sequence ATGGCAAAACGCAACAACGAACATATTAGCATAAGTGATGCATTAAAAGAATTTGTAGAAACAAATAAATTAGAAAAAGGTTTAGACAAAGTAAATGTTGCTGATGCTTGGGCTAACCTTATGGGCAATGGTGTTAACAACTACACAACATCAGTAAATCTAGAACGCGACACCTTATATATACAATTAAGCTCCAGTGTTCTAAGAGAAGAATTAGGCTATGGGAAACAAAAAATAATTAACATGCTTAACGAAGAATTAGGAAAAGAAATTATTAAAAAACTGATAATCCGATAA